The Pseudomonas aeruginosa genome includes the window GGAGGTGCGCAGCGGCGAGATCCTCGGTATCGCCGGGGTCGCCGGCAACGGCCAGGACGAGTTGCTCGCTCTGCTCAGCGGCGAAGTGCGCCTGCCGCGCGCCCAGGCCGAGCGCATCCGCCTCGGCGGCTGCGCCGGCGCGCACCTGGCGCCGGATGCGCGGCGCCGCGCCGGCCAGGCCTTCGTGCCCGCCGAGCGGCTGGGGCACGGCGCGGTGCCGGAGATGAGCCTGGCGGACAATGCGCTGCTCACCGCCTTCCAGCAGGGTCTGGTGAAGCGCGGGTTGGTCCGGCGGCGCAAGGTGCTGGCGCTGGCCGAGGAGATCATCCGCCGTTTCGCCGTGAAGACCCCGGGTGCCGGGGCGCCGGCACGCAGCCTTTCCGGCGGCAACCTGCAGAAGTTCATTCTCGGCCGCGAGATCCTCCAGGCCCCGCGCCTGCTGGTGGCGGCGCATCCCACCTGGGGCGTGGACGTCGGCGCGGCGGCGCTGATCCACCGCGCGCTGATCGCCTTGCGCGATACCGGTACGGCGATCCTGGTGGTCTCCGAGGACCTCGACGAGCTGTTCCTGCTCAGCGACCGCATCGCCGCGCTGTGTTCGGGTCGGCTGTGCCCGGCGGTCGCCACCGCGAGCGCTTCGCCGCAGCAGGTCGGCGGCTGGATGGCCGGTCAATTCGAGGCGCCGGCGGCGGTCGCCGGCGCCGTTGCCCAAGGGAGCCTGTGATGCTGTTGTCCCTGGAACCGCGCGGCCGGCAGTCGCGCTGGATGCTGCTGGCCTCTCCGCTGCTGGCGGGGTTGCTGACCCTGGTCTGCGGCGCGCTGCTGTTCGCCTGTCTCGGCCACGATCCCTGGCAGACCCTGCATACCGTGCTGGTACAGCCGCTCAGCGACCTCTATGGGCTCGGCGAGCTGCTGGTCAAGGCCATGCCGATCCTGCTCTGTGCCCTCGGCCTGGCACTGGCCTACCAGGCGCGCGTGTGGAACATCGGCGCGGAGGGCCAGTTGCTGGTCGGCGCCCTGGCCGGCAGCGCGGTGGCGATCCAGTTGCTCGACTGGCAGAGCCGCTGGGCGCTGGCCTGGGTGCTGCTCGCCGGCACCGCTGCCGGGGCGCTCTGGGCCGGGTTCGCCGCCTGGCTGCGAACGCGCTTCAACGCCAACGAGATCCTGACCACCATCATGCTCAACTACATCGCGCTGAACCTGCTGCTGTACGGCGTGCACGGGCCGTTGAAGGACCCGGATGGCTTCAACTTCCCGCAGTCGGCGCTGTTCGGCGAGGCCAGCCGCCTGCCGGCGCTGTTCGAGGACAGCCGGGTGCACCTTGGCGCATTGTTCGGCCTGCTGGCGCTGGCGGCGGTCTGGGTGCTGGCGCAGCGCAGCTTCCTCGGTTTCCAGGTCCGCGTGCTCGGCCTCGACCGCCGCGCCGCCGGTTTCGTCGGTTTCCGCGAGAAGCGCCTGGTCTGGTTCGTGCTGCTGTTCTCCGGCGCGCTGGCAGGCCTGGCCGGCGTCTGCGAGGTCGCCGGGCCGATCGGCCAACTGGTGCCGCAGGTCTCGCCGGGCTACGGCTATGCGGCGATCACCGTGGCCTTCCTTGGCCGTCTCAATCCGTTCGGCATCCTCTGCGCCAGCCTGCTGATGGCGTTGCTCTACCTCGGCGGCGAGGCCGCGCAGATGAGCCTCAACCTGCCGTTGGCGCTGACCGGGCTGTTCCAGGGGATGATGCTGTTCTTCCTCCTC containing:
- a CDS encoding ABC transporter permease; this encodes MLLSLEPRGRQSRWMLLASPLLAGLLTLVCGALLFACLGHDPWQTLHTVLVQPLSDLYGLGELLVKAMPILLCALGLALAYQARVWNIGAEGQLLVGALAGSAVAIQLLDWQSRWALAWVLLAGTAAGALWAGFAAWLRTRFNANEILTTIMLNYIALNLLLYGVHGPLKDPDGFNFPQSALFGEASRLPALFEDSRVHLGALFGLLALAAVWVLAQRSFLGFQVRVLGLDRRAAGFVGFREKRLVWFVLLFSGALAGLAGVCEVAGPIGQLVPQVSPGYGYAAITVAFLGRLNPFGILCASLLMALLYLGGEAAQMSLNLPLALTGLFQGMMLFFLLACDVLILYRPRLHGRWRKRPALRDALA